The sequence TGACCGGGATATGTACAGCACGCTCGAAACGGATGAGTTTCCGTTCGCTGAATTTACAGGTACGCTCCAATCGTCATTTGACCTCGCATCCACAGATGAGCAAAATGTAACTGTAGCAGGTGATTTTACGATCCATGGTGTTACTCATTCCATTGAGGTAGATGGTTCTCTTCAACATCGGAATAATACGCTAAGCCTGGAGGCTTCGTGGATTTTAAACCTCAATGATTATGAGATTGAACCTCCGGGCATTCTGTTTTACCGGGTGGATGAAAAGATTGAAATTCGAATTGACGCACAACTTGAACCT is a genomic window of Balneolaceae bacterium containing:
- a CDS encoding YceI family protein translates to MRLLALSVVVVTLIFSSEVQAQSYITETGHVEFTSSVPLHSFTGTSDHLTGLIDFDENLVDFYIDLKTLDTGNGKRDRDMYSTLETDEFPFAEFTGTLQSSFDLASTDEQNVTVAGDFTIHGVTHSIEVDGSLQHRNNTLSLEASWILNLNDYEIEPPGILFYRVDEKIEIRIDAQLEPQDNESNEM